In Choristoneura fumiferana chromosome 27, NRCan_CFum_1, whole genome shotgun sequence, the sequence gtgcgggttgggaacttaGGCATCCaaaagtacaaaatatatcataaaaagtacacttaaactagtttgctgtCATTCGGAACTCGATATAGGAGAttggttttcattttatttctgaGTACCTGGGccaccgagctttgctcgggcaaacactcggtaaccagcgttttcccagagataggaacaagctagatcgatttttcatgcCCAATAACCccttacatgccaaatttcattgaaatcgttggagccgtttccgagatcccgaaatataatttacaatttgctagataaataatttatattatttggtattaaaaaaattgtaaaataaaataattctggATGCTACTTTAGAGATGAaatcaattgaaaaaaatatacagcaGGGTGAGTAGAGAGAGATTCAATTATATTAGTGAAAGAGTGGGAGTTGTGGGCAATCGGTGGATGCGAGTATCGAatggtcgttcattgtggcgttctaagagggaggaCATTTTCTTCAGTGGACATCTTCAGGCTGATGATGAAGCTGACGATATTGATAATGAtgaagctgatgatgatgatgatgacgacgaaAACGATGAGGATGATGAGATGAATGAGCTTAACTTACAGATCAATGGTCTCACCGACGAAGTCACGGGCCTGGGTCAAGTAGCCCAGCAGTCGATGAATCTAGCCGTCGGTCTCACTCGCCTAGGTGTCAGAAAGGGAGACAGAGTGGCACTATGCTCGGAGAACAGGATCGAGTTCTGGAGTTCTATCGTCGGTACAGTATTGGCGGGGGCTGTGGTGACTACCATCAATGTGACTTATACCAAAGGTAAGATCATTCTTCTGTTAGATATACAAGTCCCGAATAATGATTTACCAGGTgtggcctgcagggctactacaaaactcgaaactgacacttatactatttaatacgagagcgagagggacgctacgatacgtacttcgagtttcaagtttcgtagtagccctgctgtaactCGTCAGACTAAACAACATTAAATCAGCGACTTTTAgtaataatggagtctttaggaTTTTCCCTTTATAATactaattaaatactgttatcaatgtacgctatTCTAgatagaacccaactgacgtcgcctctaatgctacaaacatcaaggaTTTTGCTTTAGGTACATTGCTTCAACTATAGcttgaactaatgttattcagtttgacgagtatgatctacttatggtttttttttaattatttgctcgtgttacaggccacaacTGGTATTATGTAGGAACTTCTGGTGATTCTAATATTCCAGAGTAGTATTAAAAAGCCTTTGACCCaaagctaaattaaaaaaaaaaagggattCTCTCATCTAAAGGGGGTGAAAAGGTTTTGAGCTCGTTGAATGAATAAAAACAGCTGTATTTTTGTTCTTAAATGCCGTAACTATCACAAATTTATGGGCAATAATAAACTTCATCCTCCCTATGTATGATAACAATTTCCAAATTGCCTACAAATCCTATAATACATGTAGATAAAGGATATTAATGGAACTATACCTCGTGCGCACAGTAGTTGTATATGGGTGAATATTCGATCGATCGTTTTGAACGTCATTAGTATCACATGTTTATTGGCACAATGGAAAAACAAGTCACATCAATTTTATTCACTCAATGTCATTAGTTttgataaatatgtatgtaaacctGAAGATTATCTCTTTTATTACTCGTAACACGTGCAAGGCACACTGTAAGAAcagacacaaatcacacaaactcattgTGTGGGATGGTTAGATCAATTTAGTAGAATCGTTATTTCTATTCGCGTTTTTTCCAAATGGTTTTTTCCCCAATATGAtctttactgaagcttattttcataaTCGCGAAatgacacagaaacataggttgGTTTAGGATATGTCAAGCTTGCATCAGTCCGAAGGGCCAAAAGCACACAGAAGTAGGAGCTCCGTACTAGCGGAGCTCTGTCGACACTGTTGCagtgtcaattaaaaaaatgcagtaAAAACCATAATGGGAAAAAGCATTCGAGAAAAAAGCGAATGGAAATCTTGCTACTGGGAAATAACTATTCTGGTAAATTGATCTAACCAGCCTCAtaaaggtcgtgggtgagcaaagtaattattttagttcatcaaaaacttttatttttcaggtGAAATCGCCCACGCAATGGGAATATCAAAACCGAAATACATTATTTGCTCAGAAATAGCTTACAAACACCATGAAAAAACGTTCCGATCACTGAAACACGTTGACAAAATAATAGTTTATGGGGAAAAAGCAAACGCTGTGTCATTCAACGAATTGGTGACCAAAAACGAAGTGAAACCTGAAGAGTTTGTGCCAGTGGATGTAGAGGGACAGAACGATTTGGCGTTTATATTGTATTCATCAGGAACCACGGGTCTGCCTAAAGGAGTTATGATAACACATTTGAACTGCTTGAACACATTCTGTTTGTAAGTATACTCATATTAAACTAAGCAAGGGATTTTACATATCTCCGACTTCGacaatatttaagtaataatcTACATACTAAACCGTTGTATAACTCGCCTAAGTACTTTAACATAAACCCCCAGCGGGCTTTCCAATAGTGACATACAATTGTAGCATACAATACAACAatgcaatacaaatattctttattgtttAATGCAGATCACAAATCAGTTGGTCAGTACAAAATTTTACATATGAACACAAAATACAGGGTAGACAGTATTaccgcttaaaagcgatctcttccaaacaaccatttatgtaaaaaataggtggcggaaacaaatacaaatgtaacATAATAATACCTACACACAATCTCATACAATACAGTAGTAGTAAATAAACAGTAGTAAGAATAACTTTTTTTCCCAGGAACCTGCccaattgggtaccttaagttttctacgATGGtccatatttaatttaatttttatcgatagtagactatTGTAGCTCACTactatagataaatattttttcacttctcatgctcgtaaaattcgtatttatgctagatataggcgacataaaattactttttatgctctagtgcataaaataaaatctacgtCTTAGACCAAGGCattcaggtgtaaacagccacaaacaaagaagtttctacagttgctatttcatttcctcgccatcgaagtgaaaagcaaagCTTTagctcgagcattaaacctattttgccctcgacgtgtctatccaccctcgccttaccggctcgggtggctacgtgtatatatgaacgtctcgggtaaaattactcgttttataaaaaaaaaactatatacagGAGTGAGCTTCATTATAAATCTAccatcgataaaaaatatatctaatatgGATCATcgcagaaaacttaaggtacccaattgtATCGAGTCGGCTTCGTTGTTTAACAAATTTTACTACTTGGTATCGAACGGACAATGTCGGCCTTCTTATTTCATGTAGCAACCTTTAGTCAGCTCCttcttttacatacatttttgttacttcatgCACACTCTtcaatcgacttcaaaaaaaggaaatttgtcccatttttttcatttatagtACTTGCTTTTTCAGCCCGAAAATTGAACCGCCATTCCATCCCATAGTCCTAAACGTAAACCCATGGTTTCACGCCATGGGTCTTATGGCCGGACTCCTGGCTCTATCCAGTGGCAGAACCATGGTCTACCTACCCAAGTTTGAATTAGACTTGTACCTGAAGaccatagaaaaatataaagtaaGCTCACGAAAATTTTGGTAGGTACAATTTTTGATGTAACGTTTTCTTCAGCACTTCCTGCCATGTACAGTGAAATTATGCAATTAACTTCCGCCAGCAATAGATCTAGACAACTACAAGTCGAGGCCGGCAACAggccaatgactctccttgagaaGTTGGTATCTACTCATGGGCGGTGTTGATcctttcccatcagatgacccacttactcgttttcctttatcatataaaaaaaatactcgctGCGAACGTACAGAAAACTAATCAAtgctttcttcttttcttcatcCTTTTCCTTCTtctttcctatttttttttcttttcttcatcaattctttttactcgactacggcaaatcCAAAAGGAAGAGTGACGATTTTAAGAGTCTATGTACGTTTGTATTTACGAATGTTCCCCCATAGCATCTAGACTACTcatccgattttaataaataaggtgtAATCGATTCGTTATTCTTCTTTGATCAGATAACAGTGATACAAGTGGTTCCACCCATACTGGTGGCTCTGACGAAGATCCAGATAAACTATGATGTCAGCTCGGTGATAATGGTCTTCTGTGGAGCCGCCTCGCTGAGGAGTGAGGTTAGCAACGCTGCGCAGAAACTGTGAGTATCAATGagctaaaacaaaaactttgctCACCCTGACCTTATGatatttatgcaagatatgtgtgatcatgcagttcttccacctccaaactgtaagaacacatacaaatcatacaaacccatctatcaccactaccactacactgacgcgttgcgaactcaaccagagctcatctttagagcaacacaaccgtttaccatgctaccagatgttagactcaaagACTGAGTATGTTAGAGGTAGAGTTTGTCTAAGCTAACATGGCGCGCCCCTCTAATGAGTCAGTTGATTTTGATGTGTGAGGGCAAATATTAATTACAACTAGTGCGTATATCCCGATCGAAAAATCGCATGATAAATCCTCTCAGATTATTGATGCATTATTAGGAGATTACCTGTTGCGCCAATCTCAATTGTATTACATGGCACTGCTATATTGTAAGcttcgctcgaagaacagataaccgttgggggagacaagtcctcgagtggcgaccacgaaccagaagacgaagcgttggcaggcctcgcaccaggtggactgacagCATCGTGAGATCTGCgggccggtggatgcaagtggtcaGGTgtagttcattgtggcgttcgaagggcctttgtccagcagtggacgtcttccggctgatgatgatgatgtaaactTATTGCATGGTTTGGGCATGTCTGGCAACCAAATTCTAAAttcttaattcaaattaaaaagcgAATCCTTGCATTGggtcttaaaaaaaacagttgtacTTGAGATATCAAATATGAAAGGATCAAACAAACAATTCCTaaaaataccggccaagtgcgagtcggactcgcgcacgaagggttccgtaccatctatacaacatacattagatattagcaaaaaacggcaaaaaaatcacgtttgttgtatggatgccccccttaaatatttattttattctgtttttagtattttttgttatagcggccacagtaatacattatctgtgaaaatttcaactgtctatcaCAGtttatgagatacagcctggtgttagacggacggacggaaggaaAGACAGCGATAGAAGTCTGaataatagggtttccgtttttaccctttgggtacggaaccctaaaaagagtttATTTCAAAGCAATAACAGTTTTCATGTTGGTTTCGGccccatgcctttcaaatgaccgggtcccCATGGGTCCCatggataaaaagtaacctaaccataaaaattacattttcaatacaagttttttttgctgactgtactttttgttactgtatttgcattttcacccaaactacatttgaataccaaatttcaagtcgatgctataaaccgttgaagagtttcgtcctgcggagacgatcctggctggactaccaggatgacactactagattattatagTATTTATTACTAGAGTATTGTCACgggatttacataagtattccaactttcaagtcaatcgacaactggaagttgatcaaatttaacttgcaagatttgattacagacagacagacagacaacgggacaggtgaaactaaataaaagcttgtaaaaagataaTTCGGACCCAAGCCCGATTCAAAGCCATGCGGCGCTCTGCTTGTGAAGCCATAGGCCTAACCAACAGGCCATCAAGACTAGCCACTCAAATCATCCCCATCATATCAgcggtaggacgtccactgttgggcataggccccCACTCCACCCACCTCCTCACCACTCCCACCTCATCACTCACAAAGTGTGTCTAAACTTCCAGGTTCCCAAACGCCCTGCCGGTGCTGCAAGGTTACGGCATGACGGAAACTACGCTGGCTTGCACATTGAACACCAACTTCCTGGACCCCAAACCTGGCTGCGTGGGCCAGGTGTCACACAATGCTATAATTAAGGTACTTTTAACACGCTTATTATAGCTTCACTTGTTCAAAAAGAATGTTGTTAAGATCGAAAGCAAGTGACACAGCTGCATTGAGCATCtcttcttctttcttattttaagagttacactcttgtcggtgtagCCGATGAATGGCTCTCCACTTCTCTCAACTCACAGCTGCCTCCGACAGactttatatcgagatagacgaaaagagagcttcaaactgtatgagaacctagcgtgtcgaatgtttcgtacctacgatgacgtcacgagcgagatttagtgatgggaaatcaagaccgCACGGTACCGATTCAAAGGCGCGCGGAACCGATTCAAAGGCCGCGACTCGAGCGACGGCTTTTTCAAAGCGCATCGCGCATTTAGGTCGGACAAACTGTCACTCGCGCTCCAAAATACCCTTTTTAAGGTTAGCTTATTGTAGACGTTTTTAGTATATTgctttatagaaaaaaaaatgtttatatgtATATGCCATGACATTcggagagtagcgggaaaccgtggatgcaagtggcaaatgtcgttcattgtggcgttctaagggggaggcctttgtcagcagtggacgtcttcgggctgatgatgtgAGATGATGATATGTATATGacaattgtttttattctctgcttgattatgttttaattacttgatcttgtattaattttaatttaaattgtttgacACTAACGTAGGTAATAAGATATTGCTACTAACACATATGGACtgattgtttgaaaaaaatgattattattattattattattattatttgaccgtggatcaaactttttacaatcaaggtaggtaaactcttaaggtctatctcgatataaggtctgtgctGCCTCCTTAACCTCCTTTTTACAACATGACGGCTACCTTCTCTTATATTTGCATTGTATTCAATTCCGAGCAATCAATTGTAAGCATCGAGCATCACCCTGTCCAAATTCCTCGCTCTCATTCCCAATataggtaaacgtacgagtgcttgtcactgtcccaatagtcgacatctttaattttatgtcattagcaatagaggtgtcatctttttttttcattcgactagatggcaaacgagcaagtgtgtaccaggggtattgcagatgcgttgccaacctagaggcctaagatgggatacctcaagtgccagtaatttcaccggctatcttactctccacgccgaaacgcaacattgcaagaactgctgcttcacggcaggattagtgagcaagatggtggtagcaaagcaatccgggcggaccttgcgcaaggtcgtACCACCTTCAAAAATCACTCATCTATCTACGAGTACATCTATTGgtcattagcgtgtcgagctcTCGGGCGTTTACTTTTTCATTCATGTTTATTCGAAACAGGACAACTGTCAAAGGCATTAAGATACTAAATGCTATGTGGAGTCATGAGGGTGCATAAAAGTCTGGGAAAACGCATGTTTTGGAGTTTCAGCCCGAGTGAAGCTCGTTTGCCCAGGTGCTTAATAATACAGTAACTGTTATTAATTTTACAGATCATAGACCTAAAGACAAAAGAAGCTTTAGGCCCTAACAAAGAAGGAGAGATCTGTATCAAAGGAGGCTCAGTGATGAAGGGATACGTAGGCAAAGACCGAAAAGACGACTTCGATGAAGAAGGGTTCTTCAGGACAGGAGACATCGGATACTATGATGAAGAGAGGTACTTCTACATCGTGGACCGATTGAAGGAGCTGATCAAATACAAAGCTTATCAAGTAAGTAAAATActgtcgaaccatttgattacTCAATGTGCTGATAACCTTGAACAACATCTTGTAACAGAACATAGAGCATTCACCGTTTTTAAAGTCGAACCACCGCGTAGGTACGATTATAACTCGCGTTCCGTCCGTTTATATGAAGACGTTATACTGTTCCTTTTTCTGTACTGTGGTCGAACTGAACAACAAGCAGAGCCAAACATTACTACGAACATTTACACTTGGCGTGCATTGGAACAATTCCAGGATTTCCAGGGTAGGGAGTGCTGTGTGCGCGCTGCTAGCCCCTCCCCCCACCACGGTAGGCAGCTCAAGGGTCTGCCTACCCTAGAATTGACCACTAGTCTATCATTGTAGGGAACGCTCTGGTAAATGCTTGacaaaaattttattattcacgATGATGTCGCACGGATGCTCGGAAAGAAGCTCGAAGCACCGACGTTTCACTTGAATAATCGCTAAAACGctcgtaattattttatgaactTTTACCCATAATATAACATTCGGTAAAGTGctcattacaagtgaatgcCACGTTTATCAGAGCACCTGTACCTACTACTACGTACTAGTAGTGTCATCATGCTACCCACAAGTATTCATCTATAAGCATCGCTTACTCTGATGACACCATGACACATTTGTTACGTTTAGTATCATATCATCCACAAGAATCTATCATTTCTGGTGACGCGACCTGTTTACTTTGCAAAGTTTATCCATTACTAACTTCATTTAATCCGTACATCATATCACGATGACCCAGTCAGAAAGTTGGTCCTTGCAACTGATTGCTTATCATGGATAGAAGTCTGAATTCCAATTTCAGCCAAGATAAAGTCTTAATTACAATGGTTAATCCGATTAGTTTACGTACATTATCAGACAAATTTAATGTTACATAGATAGCCGGTAGTAGAACCGGTAAAGAAAGTTCAAGTTAAAGGTTATCGATGGGATattgaggcacggtggacggacgaccttaagagggtcgctggcggcggatggatgtgaggggctgaagacagagtattgtggcgcgccatgaaagaggcctatgtccagcagtgggctgctgtaggctgatgatgatgatgatgatgaagggatATTAAAGCGGCACCGGAACAGCTATGCTCCACCTCTTCAATTCGCCTACAAAGGCATgttatacatcatcatcatatcagctgtatgatgtccataggcctcccccacagaccagTTGCTTGgattggaagcagcctgcatccaccttgaacccgcggcttcaacctggtcatccgtccatctcgtagGTAGACGCCGTAGACGACTCAGGTACGCCGCGCCTTCCGATCCACGGTTtgcattcgagaactttttggcTCCAACTGCCATCTGCTCTCTGTGCTATTTTCATTATTGCAGCAAAATCGTTGCAGTAGCGATCGATTGAGCATTACAGTGTCAAGCTATTGGCATGACTTTACTGGCATAATAAATCATCTTTAAGACGTCATCTAACCCAAACAAGTAACAGAAGTGGATCAGTATTTCCAAGTAGTCAGCATAGCTCCAACTGGGAAAGGGGATGCATAAATTACTCGAGGTTTATAGTGGGGAAAAGGTCGAGCCGAATCTCATTCAATCTAGCACTAGATCGAAGGGAATCTCAGCCAAATATCACATATTTATGAAACAGTAAATTAACATTGAagtcattatgattggttttttggagtctttttgtattttttatttcaactccaaatttgttacttttacgggtatcccgtggaaccatatcgaaaatacaaactgagacatggatgcacagaaaaaccagaaaaagagaccagcgctgggaatccaaaaaaacaatcataatttgattgcttagtagcgacatctcttgtctgggtgagcggttggttccgaaagagtgtgacgtctctcgatgagagcggaacatagatgtcgctagtgctagTAGTGGTGtcgcataagtagcgtagtagaaataagcaacctgagatatgtatgcataggaaaaattcgtgtctagattcctgtccagcggtggtgtaggggttatagcacgcagcacggattgctgaggacctgggttcgattcccagcgctggtctcttttctggtttttctgtgcatccatgtctcagtttgtattttcgatattgaagtaATTGTTACCTAGTATACTCGTAGTTTcacctatggcctttcaagcagaggatcgtgggttcttACCTAAACTTGCATCTGTGTGTTGTGGTTAAGGAAAatgtcgtgaggaaacctgcacaaacctgggaAGTATTACAATGGTgtgcagttcccaatccgcactaggctcACGTAGAAACTACGGCCCatggacgtatatagactggggtGGGGTGGTGATGATAGTGATGAAATTAACATTGAAAGCCACTGTAGAATTAAACAGTGATGTAGAGTAAAATTGAGGTGTTGTTTTGTCAACAGGTGCCCCCAGCAGAGATAGAGGCAGTGTTGTTGGAGCATCCAGAAGTGCGGGACGCGGGCGTGGTGGGGGTGCCGCACGCGGGCGCCGGTGAGGTGCCGCGCGCCTTCGTGGCGCTACAGCCGGGCGCCAGCGTCACTGCCGAAGAACTGCAGAAGTTCGTGGCCGAGCGGGTGAGTGGAGCTTTCGACAAATTTTCTTGAACTTTTTTGACAatttaaagcccagtttagacttgcaagaaagatagtgcaagttgcattacatcgcgaggccgtaaagcaGACGAGTTTGAAATTATCAAtcaagcgccgcaatgtaaagcGACTTGCAGGTTGCCTAAACTgcttccaccaaagatgtgcgaagatgtgttgcgaggaatgtgtttttcatgaattaatagaaacgctttattaactatcctcgcacagcacatctctagtggaaacagctgagacGTCTACTATTTTACCAACCAGACCTTTTCATAATTGATCATCAAGTCATAGTATCTTTGACATGTACACTACACTCTGATACTGATGATCCTTATGTTTCCACAGTTGTCAAACCCAAAGCACCTACGGGGCGGCGTTCGCTTCGTGCCAGAAATACCAAAGAACATAAGCGGCAAGATCCTGCGACGCAAGTTAAAAGAAATGGCCAACAAGAGCAAACTATGAAAAACATAAGACTATTCCCCATCACAAAAAGTTAGGATACTATACTTAAGTTATATTTTGTCTGTCTCCAAAGAAGCAAAGTtgcaaataaagataaaatactGCCTTTCTAACTTGTGTTTTTTTAGCAAGCGTTTTTTGATTACACTTCTCATAGGGGCTGGATAAAAACATGGTTGTGGTTCGACGTTGTGTAATCCAagcgaataaataattttttttttaattcgactggatggcaaacgagcaagtgggtctcctgatgtcaagagatcaccaccgcccataaacatctgcaacaccaggggtactgcagatgcgttgccaacctagaggcctaagatgggatacctcaagtgccagtaatttcaccggctgtcttactctccacgccgaaacacagcagtgcaagcactgctgcttcacggcaggattagcgagcaagatggtggtagcaatccgggcggaccttgcacaaggtcctaccactgcaataaatgatttattgtcGGACATCACATTCCTATGTAAAGCccggtttagacttgcaagaaaaatcgtgcatgtTACAGTAATAGCTGCGCTCGATTGACTATACCAAACTCGATCCCTTTAGCACCTTAATAGCaatgttacttttattttacactagcttttgcccgcgacttcgtccgcgtggaatagtaactgtTCTGGCACAACACTAGCAACTAGCAGCGAGCGAGGGACAGCACTATCTGTCAAACGGCACTACGTAAAGAGAACTCGAATAGCACGGagcaaatttttatttgaacttttttaatttgtaatcttcgtgattaaagtatttttatcatCTCAAAACATCATTTCTATCATCATCTTCACCATCTGAAAGACCGGAGCGTTGATCCGTTCCATTTTGGCGACCGTGACAGGACTTCAACATTGTGACTGGTGGAGTATTGGAAGGCGAGACTAACCCGAGGGACATCGTGTACATCATTTACCGAAGGAAGTAAGCCCATTCCTATCATTGCCTATCAGTCctttctatttatttgtttctatTTCGAGTTTTTTACGTCGTCATCTTCAGCGTACCTACCCTCAACTGTTTTTTATTCACGCATAAGGCGTACGCAATTTCATCATTTCTTCGGTTTATACTCCCAATTCATTTGTAAATTCGTCTGAAATTTATactaaaattcatatttaactCCCATTAGTTAATTTCATATAACGTATTTTTTCATGTAATCCAAGTTACTAGTTTACCGCTCAGTCGTtggaaaaatttaataattaataaaatcaattaagtTTTGGGCCGAACTGTTCCAGGTGCGGGATAGTGCGCGGGCGAGATTTCTCATCAGCTGATTGCCTGCGTTGACCTACATTCTGCGCGAGCGGTGCAACTCCCGCGCAGAGCGGGTCCGCCGCCCGCCGCTTATCGCTAAGGTAGTTAGGTATTCTTATTGTGTGGCTCATTAGCTATTTTGTTTACttcgtaattttaattttttaacgttATTTCTCGTTATTTGCACCTACGTAATGACTGAACTTAAGGATTTTATTAGCCAAAGGGCTACAATTAGACGTCGTTTAACTGCATTTGAAAAATATCTTACGCCGCTTTTATCTAAGGAGTTCGAAAAGGTAGATAAAATCATTTCCAACGAATTACAGCTCAGACTAACAAAAATTCAAGACTTGTCGTATAGCTTTGATGATTTGCAGAATAAAATCGATCAGTTAGACCCAAATACCGATGAGCAATTATCCGAAAGAGAGGAAACTgaaagtaaattttataatcTCATTGCTAAAGCGCAATATTTATTAGATAAGTGGTCTGACGATAAAAAACAAAAGGGCACATCTGAAGCTTCTGTATACAGCTCATGTGATAATATAGCTAAATTTCATTTACCTCCACTAAAAATATCACCGTTTAATGGAGACGCCAGTAAGTGGATTACTTTTAGAGATACCTATCGTTCTTTAATCCACGAAAATACGCAAATTAACGATGttaataaatttcattatttaaaatcatATCTTGAGAGTCCGGCAATTGATGTCATTAGTTCAATTACAGTATCATCTAACAATTATGATATCGCTTGGTCTACTCTTTGCAACCGGTTTGATAATAAACGCTTACTTATTAATGAACATCTTAAGTGCCTATTCTCAATCGAACCTTTAGTTCGTGAATCAGATAAGGGATTACGTAATTTGATtgatattttatctaaaaattTGTCCGCTTTAAACTCTCTAGAAGAACCTACTGACCAGTGGGAC encodes:
- the LOC141443511 gene encoding luciferin 4-monooxygenase-like; this translates as MLKNPNYVYGPSDNEVPSNLNLGGYLLNKFFEHEDQKIINGLTDEVTGLGQVAQQSMNLAVGLTRLGVRKGDRVALCSENRIEFWSSIVGTVLAGAVVTTINVTYTKGEIAHAMGISKPKYIICSEIAYKHHEKTFRSLKHVDKIIVYGEKANAVSFNELVTKNEVKPEEFVPVDVEGQNDLAFILYSSGTTGLPKGVMITHLNCLNTFCFPKIEPPFHPIVLNVNPWFHAMGLMAGLLALSSGRTMVYLPKFELDLYLKTIEKYKITVIQVVPPILVALTKIQINYDVSSVIMVFCGAASLRSEVSNAAQKLFPNALPVLQGYGMTETTLACTLNTNFLDPKPGCVGQVSHNAIIKIIDLKTKEALGPNKEGEICIKGGSVMKGYVGKDRKDDFDEEGFFRTGDIGYYDEERYFYIVDRLKELIKYKAYQVPPAEIEAVLLEHPEVRDAGVVGVPHAGAGEVPRAFVALQPGASVTAEELQKFVAERLSNPKHLRGGVRFVPEIPKNISGKILRRKLKEMANKSKL